Proteins found in one Zea mays cultivar B73 chromosome 1, Zm-B73-REFERENCE-NAM-5.0, whole genome shotgun sequence genomic segment:
- the LOC100279038 gene encoding nucleobase-ascorbate transporter 3 has product MGETNELPPPPVAAPPPMMPMQSMMVGAGAIHPPHEQFHHLNYCVHSNPSWVQVAALAFLHYLVMLGSTVMLATAIVPAMGGNAGDKARVIQSFLFMSGINTLLQTLIGTRLPTVMNASFAFVVPVLSIAKEIESNNFLNDHERFKHTMRTAQGALIVASILNMILGFSTIWGAYAKKFSPVIMTPVVCVVGLGLFQLGFPQVGKCVEIGLPMLILAVVVQQYVPNYFSYIHQRVTFLFERYSLLLCIGIVWAFAAILTAAGAYDHASPKTQQHCRTDKSFLMSSAPWIKIPLPFEWGPPIFTAGHSFGMMGAVLVAAFESTGAHFATARLAGATPPPAYVLSRSVGLQGIGMFLEGIFSVPAGSSVSVENIGLLGLTKVGSRRVIQISTGFMIFFSIFGKFGAFFASIPLPIFAAIYCILFGIVAAVGVSFMQFANKNSMRNIYIIGLSLFLGISVPQYFNGYTSSAGGHGPARTNAGWFNDIINTVFASGPTVALIVASVLDNTLEFRGYEADRGLSWFQPFLRRHKGYSDPRNEEFYSFPISVYDVIPDRFRR; this is encoded by the exons ATGGGGGAGACCAACGAGCTACCGCCGCCACCCGTGGCCGCGCCGCCGCCCATGATGCCGATGCAGTCCATGATGGTCGGCGCAGGCGCCATCCACCCGCCCCACGAGCAGTTCCACCATCTCAACTACTGCGTCCACTCAAATCCATCCTGGG TTCAGGTGGCAGCACTTGCATTCCTTCACTATCTTGTGATGTTGGGTTCTACCGTCATGCTTGCAACAGCTATTGTTCCTGCGATGGGTGGTAACGCT GGTGACAAGGCTCGAGTTATTCAATCGTTCCTCTTTATGAGTGGCATAAACACACTGCTGCAAACACTTATTGGAACGAGACTTCCAACAGTTATGAATGCCTCTTTTGCATTTGTTGTCCCAGTGCTGTCAATAGCAAAAGAGATTGAATCAAATAACTTCCTGAATGATCATGAG AGATTTAAACACACAATGAGAACAGCACAAGGAGCTCTGATTGTGGCATCCATCCTCAACATGATTCTTGGGTTCAGCACGATATGGGGGGCATATGCCAA AAAGTTCAGTCCGGTGATAATGACCCCTGTTGTTTGTGTTGTTGGTCTTGGACTATTCCAACTTGGCTTTCCCCAG GTTGGGAAATGTGTGGAGATTGGGCTTCCAATGCTAATTCTTGCGGTGGTTGTGCAACAG TATGTGCCAAATTACTTCAGTTATATCCATCAACGGGTCACCTTCTTGTTTGAGAGGTATTCGTTGCTTCTTTGTATCGGCATCGTGTGGGCCTTTGCAGCTATCCTTACTGCTGCGGGTGCATATGACCATGCTTCACCTAAGACACAACAGCACTGCCGCACTGATAAGTCTTTCCTCATGTCATCGGCACCATG GATTAAAATTCCATTACCATTCGAATggggtcctccaatcttcactgctgGTCATTCATTTGGAATGATGGGTGCTGTACTTGTTGCAGCCTTCGAG TCAACTGGAGCACACTTTGCTACTGCTCGTCTAGCGGGTGCTACACCACCTCCAGCTTATGTCCTTAGTCGGAGCGTTGGCTTGCAG GGTATTGGAATGTTCTTGGAGGGGATCTTTAGTGTTCCAGCAGGTTCATCTGTATCAGT TGAAAACATTGGCCTCCTTGGGCTGACAAAAGTTGGAAGTAGGAGGGTGATCCAGATATCAACTGGGTTTATGATATTCTTCTCCATATTTG GGAAATTTGGGGCCTTCTTTGCATCGATCCCACTGCCGATCTTTGCAGCAATTTACTGCATCTTGTTCGGCATTGTAGCTGCTGTGGGAGTCTCGTTCATGCAGTTTGCCAACAAGAACTCGATGAGGAACATCTATATCATCGGACTCTCGTTGTTCCTTGGCATCTCGGTCCCTCAATACTTCAACGGATACACTTCTTCAGCTGGCGGCCACGGACCTGCCCGGACAAATGCTGGATGG TTCAACGACATTATAAACACCGTGTTTGCTTCCGGGCCGACGGTGGCGCTAATTGTCGCTTCTGTCCTGGACAACACGCTGGAGTTCAGGGGCTACGAGGCCGACCGGGGGCTCTCGTGGTTCCAGCCGTTCCTGCGCCGCCATAAGGGATACTCGGACCCCAGAAACGAGGAGTTCTACAGCTTCCCAATCAGCGTCTATGACGTCATCCCAGACCGATTTCGGCGCTGA